A single window of Zea mays cultivar B73 chromosome 10, Zm-B73-REFERENCE-NAM-5.0, whole genome shotgun sequence DNA harbors:
- the LOC103642008 gene encoding S-norcoclaurine synthase 2, with amino-acid sequence MKGSLSHELETGLPAADVWEVYGGLLVGDLIPQLLPQVFSKVELVEGDGGVGTVLLVTLPPGTPGSEAFKEKFVKVDDENRVKECLVTEGSFFDRGFKKYLVRIEIIGEDREASTIRSTIEYEVDQEHAGNPPVASSSGLATIAKAIAEYIIKQKKKGPPES; translated from the exons ATGAAAGGGAGCCTTTCCCACGAGCTCGAGACGGGGCTCCCAGCCGCCGACGTGTGGGAGGTCTACGGAGGCCTCCTTGTTGGGGACTTGATTCCCCAGCTGCTTCCTCAAGTTTTCTCAAAGGTTGAACTCGTAGAGGGAGACGGTGGAGTTGGAACGGTTCTGCTCGTCACTCTCCCGCCAG GGACTCCTGGATCAGAGGCTTTCAAAGAGAAGTTCGTCAAGGTCGATGACGAAAACCGCGTCAAGGAGTGCCTGGTAACCGAGGGAAGCTTTTTTGACCGTGGCTTCAAGAAATACCTGGTGCGAATCGAGATCATAGGAGAAGATCGGGAGGCATCCACCATAAGATCAACTATCGAGTACGAAGTTGACCAGGAGCATGCAGGCAACCCCCCTGTTGCCAGTAGCAGTGGCTTGGCTACTATCGCTAAGGCCATCGCAGAATATATCATCAAGCAGAAGAAGAAAGGTCCTCCTGAGTCCTGA
- the LOC100272969 gene encoding pentatricopeptide repeat-containing protein At4g38150-like isoform X1, whose protein sequence is MAAAAVRRLLRGASSTSVSNTSRLLSSTTSPPPHRSPNTNSPVAFDWSDDDADGSSHLPPSTEKKDELPPPYYDPFNKKPAIAEPSDPTNLQEVFHKMRKEGLTDYAIKMFDGLSKDGLTHEALALFAVIKDRGSMPDVVAHTAVLEAYASAGPAHWRDAVRTYDRMLASGVMPNAYTLAVLVRGLAASDRCAEAGKYLVEMLDRGMRPNVATYLAAFEAYLRMEKVEEGKALLETMKGKGFRPDEEAVRGGTVKRGQVFDGLMKLLFGK, encoded by the coding sequence atggccgccgccgccgttcgCCGCCTACTGCGTGGGGCCTCCTCCACCTCCGTATCCAACACCAGCcgtctcctctcctccaccacctCGCCGCCTCCCCACCGGAGCCCCAACACCAACTCACCGGTTGCCTTCGACTGGTCCGACGACGACGCTGACGGCTCCTCACATCTACCGCCGTCCACGGAAAAGAAGGATGAACTACCTCCCCCCTACTACGACCCCTTCAACAAGAAGCCCGCCATTGCCGAGCCGTCCGACCCCACCAACCTACAGGAGGTCTTCCACAAGATGCGGAAAGAGGGCCTCACCGATTACGCCATCAAGATGTTCGACGGATTGTCCAAGGACGGGCTCACCCACGAAGCTCTCGCGCTCTTTGCCGTCATCAAGGATAGGGGCTCCATGCCCGACGTCGTCGCCCACACCGCCGTCCTCGAGGCGTACGCCAGCGCAGGCCCCGCGCACTGGCGCGACGCCGTGCGCACGTACGACCGCATGCTCGCGTCCGGCGTCATGCCCAACGCGTACACGCTGGCCGTGCTTGTCAGGGGGCTCGCGGCCAGCGACCGGTGCGCAGAAGCAGGCAAGTACCTTGTCGAGATGCTCGACCGCGGGATGCGGCCCAATGTGGCGACGTATCTGGCCGCGTTCGAGGCGTATCTGAGGATGGAGAAAGTGGAAGAGGGGAAAGCACTGCTAGAGACGATGAAGGGGAAGGGGTTCAGGCCAGACGAGGAGGCCGTGCGTGGCGGCACTGTGAAGCGGGGGCAAGTGTTTGATGGCCTAATGAAATTGCTCTTTGGCAAGTAA